From a region of the Apis mellifera strain DH4 linkage group LG2, Amel_HAv3.1, whole genome shotgun sequence genome:
- the LOC409322 gene encoding uncharacterized protein LOC409322 isoform X3 has translation MTSTKSKEIADEYISSLSDLTINSKPLINMLTMLAEDNIEHAPAIVQAVENHLQKVRSEIKLPVLYLIDSIVKNVNGAYLNLFTQNIVNTFCGVFEKVDENTRASMWKLRQTWNDVFPAKKLFSLDVRVQSIDPAWPITASPTSVSSGSIHVNPRFFSMPQQSATSIVSQPIVAPVKLPPGDPVTPTEAAMREQLLKKQRELIELQKKKIELELLQAKANLEQQQRQLDKQAGNLKAELVTVTTHITSSTETITQGKLVATTVPSQAPKQVAKQFPAATASLLKNAGINNGPRIAPASSIAVASAKPVSRDPRLKTTSVQDISVSSVDPRQRISTPTQKDSRGEAQAQLAANTNTVLSDQLKQQILSKQAVTSTINKSPTNLAGSDTATLNASNNNNANTNLNNNNNNKNFSGNANKDAVSHRTSQKKDPRLSSNSSGNLNSNSSKGSQNLSVGSNSSLSVGNRGGGSNDSKSKDSKISNSRSSSSSTIDKSSASSKSSHRKVGNKSRSKQPQTSPSKIPKVDRDASPVRSKSREKDSGDSSPSSRTSPQSFQTCKNRKKNTKSRKRSPSPPYRIPRRNDAKSNSVLNNSGGVTEEEQSGSLIVSPPHPPTFKEIRPNARQRNYVRRNKDGSLSPERSPANAGNVQTAVEPTVESSSKDEDLRATLPLPGAATSVLEKKEDLDLRVLPPPVNTNKRQTSEHMESALAKKTKAEKFDALFGNEDVDLRTLTHPKAGRPPTPPPPVISGEDGKDSWAKLKTPSKNDREKQANNNDDKRDNRDRNRDRLGRLRLYNKLPDDPKERRRTLSNEDQDNRSGRRGRENDKPEKNEDRNIEIIMKQAAEQLNQGTITKTQYNTLIQEVLHMSEDRKLRAAQRKEKEVGSIVWEKGVNLDITGSSDRTSTFSPSADKEMIRNKDHPIARNPNGPRWQTQPWQQPGPWAHPPGPPYGGPQGHFNSDFRPVGPWQNPRHFGPMRPDYQYHGGFNHTMGPNPRLGPGMMGPIGPNGPLMSNLLPNGPIGPMGNPPMSLSGMNGPGMIMNNGPMTNLISNPNMSLNASRNVSPSSSSKYDLEDSDQNYTTTMIKNPNPHSRELPPPDPKLLDEIARDTMKSIDIDIQHIPREIRYYGQTGVVFMNWDDPREIGFQDGIRRVLIDDKITITCAFNDQYKEFIYEGEVHRIKLGAPTRELYIDDKWYECYFGGMPVTVDLGGKKVSVKLEGPPPLVKIGTVKRTDLVVAKINLIINARNMVPVFLDAKPQIFEIEGKPHTLEFIDSLQTVLLNGRPFKVEFGGLPKPIIVRDKKHFIRFSVLPRGVRPGYVKIAGMKGEEPIEAPPTPPLLTQKPKVDTASTPTQFSAVEHESTSQDGSDLRSTPKPDLQLDMLSSALPSAMAPSSGLSYQAEPAENPPAAAPPLSLPLNMNELFQRLVETGIVSNLSEQKKQEEEEKKEPEIIPVSFDKPETLKVKQPAIAAALYSGMQCSSCGARFAPELATRYSHHLDWHFRQNRRERDSARKAHSRPWYYDVSDWIQFEEIEDLEDRVQSWFETEKQTADTEGITAEDSPQEAAQPSVPTGTDEDSRCQVCHDAFEQFYNEEKEEWHLRPAINFEGKNYHPLCLDDYKRALEKSALALEETIEEMEDEKKESSDETFIEDNKTDELSVEALNTEFEIIEPSNDVIEDNIEEEPVERDNKEEETIIEDNIDCIEQNEKIEEQELEYNNKEDLDIESIEKENIETEIPETENVDKSFKNIKIKEEPIDEPEEQLEEEQFDFTNVEVKEEPIEPEPDPEESIITEPATVDTTYAAVKSSIDGNVELDSTPAAIPTAPSRIKINITKPLCINKEPEESKEKEKSIIETSTEEIIEPLVPASIKPALQGRKLSNLPPVERGQELSGLCSIM, from the exons ATGACATCAACAAAATCTAAGGAAATAGCAGATGAGTACATCTCATCATTGTCTGATTTGACGATCAACAGTAaaccattaattaatatgcttACGATGCTGGCTGAAGATAATATAGAACATGCACCAGCTATTGTTCAAGCTGTTGAAAATCATTTGCAAAAG gtGAGAAGCGAGATCAAATTACCTGTTCTTTATTTGATTGATTCAATTGTGAAGAATGTTAATGGAGCATATTTGAATCTCTTCACtcaaaatattgtaaacaCTTTTTGCGGAGTATTTGAAAAG GTGGATGAAAATACAAGAGCTAGCATGTGGAAATTAAGGCAAACCTGGAATGATGTATTTCCagcaaagaaattattttctttagatGTACGAGTGCAAAGTATTGATCCTGCCTGGCCAATCACTGCCTCTCCCACTAGTGTTTCTTCGGGATCTATTCATGTTAATCctcgttttttttcaatg CCTCAACAATCAGCAACATCTATTGTCTCACAACCAATTGTAGCACCTGTTAAGCTTCCACCAGGTGATCCAGTAACACCTACAGAAGCAGCAATGCgagaacaattattaaaaaaacaacgaGAACTGATAgaattgcaaaagaaaaaaattgaattagaattaCTTCAAGCTAAAGCTAATTTagaacaacaacaacgacaaCTTGATAAACAAGCTGGGAATTTAAAAGCTGAATTG gtgACAGTTACAACACATATTACGTCAAGCACAGAAACTATCACACAAGGGAAACTTGTTGCAACTACTGTGCCAAGCCAAGCACCCAAACAAGTAGCTAAACAG tttccAGCAGCAACAGCTTCGCTTCTAAAAAATGCAGGAATAAATAATGGCCCACGAATTGCACCAGCTAGTAGTATAGCAGTGGCATCAGCTAAACCTGTATCTCGTGATCCAAGATTAAAGACTACCTCGGTTCAAGATATATCAGTTTCAAGTGTGGATCCTCGTCAGCGAATAAGTACACCAACTCAAAAGGATTCGCGGGGTGAAGCCCAAGCGCAGTTAGCAGCAAATACAAACACTGTACTTTCAGATCAATTAAAACAGCAGATACTTTCGAAACAGGCTGTGACTAGCACTATCAACAAGTCTCCGACAAATCTTGCCGGCTCCGATACTGCGACATTAAACGCtagtaataacaataatgcTAATACGAAcctcaacaataataataataataaaaatttcagtgGTAACGCAAATAAAGATGCTGTGTCGCATCGAACAAGTCAAAAGAAAGACCCTCGATTGTCTAGTAATAGTAGTGGTAACCTAAACAGTAATAGTTCCAAAGGTTCTCAAAATCTATCTGTGGGTAGTAATAGTTCTTTATCCGTGGGTAATAGAGGAGGTGGGAGTAACGATTCTAAGTCGAAAGATTCAAAGATTTCGAATTCTCGAAGTTCTTCGTCATCGACAATCGATAAATCTTCCGCTTCCTCAAAATCCTCGCATAGAAAAGTAGGTAATAAATCGCGATCTAAACAACCTCAAACATCTCCGAGTAAAATACCGAAAGTCGATAGAGATGCCAGTCCTGTTAGATCCAAATCTCGTGAAAAAGACAGTGGAGACAGTTCACCATCTTCGCGTACCTCTCCTCAATCCTTTCAAACctgtaaaaatcgaaaaaagaatacaaaatcgagAAAGCGCAGTCCAAGCCCTCCATATAGAATTCCCAGGCGTAACGATGCAAAATCCAATTCAGTTCTAAATAATTCTGGTGGTGTTACTGAGGAGGAGCAATCTGGTTCATTGATAGTCTCTCCTCCTCATCCACCTACATTTAAAGAAATCAGACCAAATGCTAGACAAAGAAATTACGTAAGGCGTAATAAGGATGGCAGTCTTAGTCCCGAACGCTCTCCAGCAAATGCTGGAAACGTTCAAACTGCTGTGGAACCAACTGTGGAATCATCCAGCAAGGATGAAGATTTGAGAGCAACTCTACCTCTTCCAGGTGCAGCCACTTCGGTATTAGAAAAGA aagagGACTTAGATTTACGTGTATTACCACCACCAGTTAATACCAACAAAAGACAAACTTCAGAACACATGGAATCTGCTTTAGCAAAGAAAACAAAAGCTGAAAAATTTGATGC attatttggAAATGAAGATGTTGATTTACGAACATTGACTCATCCTAAAGCTGGACGGCCACCTACACCACCTCCACCTGTAATATCTGGTGAAGATGGTAAAGATAGTTgggcaaaattaaaaacaccATCAAAGAATGATAGAGAAAAACAagctaataataatgatgataagcGGGATAACAGAGATCGTAACAGAGATAGATTGGGTAGACTCAGGCTTTATAACAAACTTCCAGATGATCctaaagaaagaaggagaacaTTATCAAATGAAGATCAAGATAATAGATCAGGTCGACGGGGTCGAGAAAATGATAAACCTGAAAAAAATGAggatagaaatattgaaataataatgaaacaagCTGCTGAGCAGTTAAATCAAGGTACTATTACTAAAACTCAATATAATACTCTTATTCAAGAAGTTTTACATATGAGTGAAGATCGAAAATTAAGAGCTGCACaacggaaagaaaaggaagttGGTTCTATTGTATGGGAAAAAGGtgtaaatttagatataacaGGTTCATCAGATCGTACATCTACATTCAGTCCTTCTGCTGATAAAGAAATGATTAGAAATAAAGATCATCCTATTGCAAGAAATCCAAATGGTCCTAGATGGCAAACTCAACCTTGGCAACAACCAGGACCATGGGCTCATCCACCAGGACCTCCATATGGTGGTCCACAAGGACATTTTAATTCAGATTTTAGACCAGTTGGTCCATGGCAGAATCCAAGACATTTCGGTCCAATGCGACCAGATTACCAATATCATGGAGGTTTTAATCATACTATGGGTCCAAATCCTCGTTTAGGACCTGGAATGATGGGACCTATAGGACCGAATGGGCCGCTTATGTCAAATTTATTACCTAATGGCCCGATCGGACCTATGGGTAATCCACCTATGTCATTATCTGGAATGAATGGACCTGGaatgataatgaataatgGACCAATGACGAATCTTATATCAAATCCAAATATGTCTTTGAATGCTTCAAGAAATGTATCACCAAGTTCATCTTCAAAATATGACCTTGAAGATAGTGATCAAAATTATACCACGACAATGATAAAGAATCCAAATCCTCATAGTCGTGAATTACCACCACCAGATCCAAAATTATTGGATGAAATTGCAAGAGATACTATGAAatctatagatatagatatacaaCATATACCACgtgaaattagatattatggTCAAACTGGAGTTGTTTTTATGAATTGGGACGATCCAAGAGAAATCGGATTTCAAGACGGTATACGACGAGTTTTAATTGACGATAAAATCACTATAACTTGCGCATTTAATGATCAatacaaagaatttatttatgaaggTGAAGTTCATCG aattaagTTGGGTGCGCCGACAcgagaattatatattgatgatAAATGGTATGAATGTTATTTCGGTGGTATGCCTGTAACAGTAGATCTTGGTGGTAAAAAGGTTAGTGTCAAATTGGAAGGACCTCCACCCCTTGTTAAGATTGGTACTGTAAAGAGAACAGACTTAGTAGTTGccaaaattaatcttattattaatgctCGTAATATGGTTCCTGTATTTTTAGATGCAAAACCTCAAAT ATTTGAAATTGAAGGAAAACCTCATACGCTTGAATTTATAGATTCATTACAAACAGTCCTTTTAAATGGACGACCATTTAAAGTAGAATTTGGAGGATTACCTAAGCCTATTATAGTCAgagataaaaaacattttataagattttcgGTATTACCTAGAGGTGTCCGACCAGGATATGTTAAGATTGCAGGTATGAAAGGTGAAGAACCTATTGAAGCACCACCTACCCCACCTTTATTGACACAAAAACCGAAAGTGGATACAGCTTCTACACCAACGCAATTCTCCGCCGTTGAACATGAATCAACATCACAAGATGGTTCAGATCTTAGATCTACTCCTAAACCgg ATTTACAATTAGATATGTTATCTTCTGCTTTGCCTTCTGCAATGGCACCATCATCTGGATTATCATATCAAGCTGAACCAGCAGAAAATCCACCTGCAGCTGCTCCACCATTATCATTGCCATTGAATATGAATGAATTGTTCCAGAGATTAGTTGAAACTGGTATTGTATCAAATCTCTctgaacaaaaaaaacaagaagaggaagaaaagaaagaaccaGAAATTATTCCAGTTTCATTTGATAAACCAGAGACACTTAAAGt taAACAACCAGCTATTGCAGCAGCACTATACAGTGGTATGCAATGTAGTTCTTGTGGTGCTAGATTTGCACCGGAATTGGCAACTCGATATAGTCATCATTTAGATTGGCATTTTAGACAAAATAGACGAGAAAGAGATTCTGCAAGGAAAGCTCATTCACGACCTTGGTATTACGATGTAAGCGACTGGATACAgtttgaagaaattgaagatttaGAAGATAGag TACAAAGTTGGTTTGAAACTGAAAAACAAACAGCTGATACAGAAGGTATTACTGCAGAGGATTCTCCTCAAGAAGCTGCACAACCTAGTGTTCCTACTGGAACTGATGAAGATTCCAGATGTCAAGTGTGTCATGATgcatttgaacaattttataatgaagaaaaggaagaatggCATTTAAGACCagcaattaattttgaagGAAAGAATTATCATCCATTGTGTCTCGATGATTACAAG AGAGCTTTGGAAAAATCTGCATTAGCGCTTGAAGAAACAATTGAAGAAatggaagatgaaaaaaaggagagctCTGATGAAACGTTTATAGAGGATAATAAGACTGATGAATTAAGTGTGGAAGCATTAAATactgaatttgaaataatagaacCGTCGAATGATGTAATAGAAGATAATATAGAAGAAGAACCTGTTGAAAGAGATAATAAAGAGGAGGAAACtataattgaagataatatAGATTGTAttgaacaaaatgaaaaaatagaagaacaaGAATTAGAGtacaataataaagaagacCTTGATATAGAaagtatagaaaaagaaaatattgaaacagaAATACCAGAAACGGAAAATGtggataaatcttttaaaaatattaaaattaaagaggaACCAATTGATGAACCTGAGGAACaattagaagaagaacaaTTTGATTTTACTAATGTAGAAGTTAAAGAAGAACCTATTGAACCAGAACCAg atCCCGAAGAAAGTATAATAACCGAACCTGCAACAGTTGACACAACATATGCTGCTGTGAAGAGCTCTATAGACGGAAATGTAGAATTGGATTCTACACCTGCAGCAATTCCGACAGCACCatctcgaattaaaattaatattacgaaaccattatgtattaataaagaacCTGAAGAatcaaaggaaaaagaaaaatctataattgaaACATCTActgaagaaataatagaacCTTTGGTGCCTGCTTCTATTAAACCTGCTTTACAAGGTAGAAAACTTTCAAATTTACCTCCTGTGGAAAGAGGGCAAGAGTTATCAGGACTCTGCTCAATTATGTAA